The following are from one region of the Brienomyrus brachyistius isolate T26 chromosome 4, BBRACH_0.4, whole genome shotgun sequence genome:
- the rpp21 gene encoding ribonuclease P protein subunit p21 produces the protein MAGNIKDKEALQRINFLYQAAHCVLAHNPENVELVRFYCFTQRTISRRLVLRQDPSVKRTICKKCCSLLVPGITATVRQRRCGRKRRATVARCLSCGHSKRLLNNPEHRLWVDQPEAQLENQAQPERKTAAKVAKEPESPVSQSGPPAAGPSAIPTSS, from the exons ATGGCGGGAAACATAAAGGACAAGGAGGCGTTGCAGAGGATCAACTTCCTTTATCAG GCGGCACACTGTGTCCTGGCCCACAATCCGGAAAACGTGGAGCTTGTCCGGTTCTACTGTTTCACACAGAGGACTATATCCAGGCGCTTGGTGTTAAGACA AGATCCATCCGTGAAAAGGACAATATGTAAGAAGTGCTGCTCCCTTCTGGTGCCTGGAATAACTGCAACGGTGCGACAGAGAC GATGCGGTCGGAAGCGCAGGGCGACTGTGGCCCGTTGCCTAAGCTGTGGGCACTCAAAAAGGCTGCTGAACAATCCCGAGCATCGACTGTGGGTCGACCAACCGGAGGCCCAGCTGGAAAACCAGGCCCAACCAG AACGAAAGACTGCAGCCAAAGTTGCCAAAGAGCCTGAGTCTCCTGTCTCCCAGAGTGGCCCACCTGCAGCTGGGCCCAGTGCCATCCCCACTTCCTCCTGA
- the aqp12 gene encoding aquaporin 12 translates to MAGLNACLGFLLAAAALGASARALLGLRPGGRFSQELPASFVLVASRLETQTLMEVGQWAGGFGADVAATVLFVVLAVHGAVYRYATGNTCVTIMEYLLCREGALSVLASLAAHFLGAWLAQLFAQYYWSLELSDMHMIRNLMMQACSPTLRASVYQGAFTEGVCALGFHLLYLSTRRAPATFRVPVVALALAFLSYAASDYTSGLINPSLAYALTFHCPGFTLLEYTTVFWLAPLAGMAVALFLHCGHIPRLFSRNLLYSQKTRFRVPTEEKIKAGKVK, encoded by the exons ATGGCCGGACTGAACGCCTGCCTAGGCTTCTTGCTGGCCGCCGCGGCGCTCGGCGCCTCCGCCAGGGCGCTCCTAGGCCTGCGCCCGGGCGGTCGCTTTTCGCAGGAGCTGCCGGCGTCTTTCGTGCTGGTGGCGAGCCGCCTGGAGACACAGACGCTGATGGAGGTCGGCCAGTGGGCTGGTGGGTTCGGTGCGGACGTGGCGGCCACCGTGCTGTTCGTGGTGCTGGCGGTGCATGGCGCCGTGTACCGGTACGCCACTGGGAACACGTGCGTCACCATCATGGAGTATCTACTGTGCAGGGAAGGCGCGCTCTCGGTGCTCGCCAGCCTCGCTGCACACTTTCTAGGAGCCTGGCTCGCCCAGCTTTTTGCGCAATACTACTGGTCCCTGGAGCTCAGCGACATGCACATGATCCGCAACCTGATGATGCAGGCATGCAGCCCCACTCTGCGTGCCTCCGTGTACCAGGGCGCCTTCACCGAGGGCGTCTGCGCGCTGGGCTTCCATCTCTTGTACTTGAGCACTCGGCGTGCGCCCGCGACCTTCAGGGTGCCCGTTGTAGCGCTGGCCCTGGCCTTCCTGTCCTACGCAG CCAGTGACTACACCTCCGGCCTCATCAACCCCTCACTGGCCTACGCCCTCACCTTCCACTGCCCTGGCTTCACCCTCTTGGAGTACACAACGGTGTTCTGGCTCGCACCTCTGGCCG GAATGGCCGTGGCGCTATTCCTGCACTGCGGTCACATTCCCCGCCTATTCTCACGAAATTTACTGTACTCTCAGAAGACCCGATTCCGAGTACCGACAGAAGAAAAGATAAAGGCAGGAAAGGTGAAATga